A segment of the Polyodon spathula isolate WHYD16114869_AA chromosome 1, ASM1765450v1, whole genome shotgun sequence genome:
gGGTATGTGAACCCAGCCATTCAAGTTTTGGGAATTTGCAGTTCAGTGTTCTTGTCCTCAGCAAATGATTTGAGAACCCACATTGTGTGGATCCTATTAAGTTAGCTTGCTTTtagcaaccaaaaaataaaatacccatttgtgtaaatacttttttttttttttttttttgtatctcatAGGAAATTTTGGAAGGAAGGAAAAGAATGGTTGGCGAGGAAGAAATGGTTCTGAAAGTGTGAATTCTCGTGGTGGCTACCATGGTGGAAACTCCCGCTCCAGGGCTGGTGTGTTTCACAGTGGAAAGAACCAGGTGCTACGTGAAAGTAACTCAACTAGGAATGAAAATGGGAAAAGGGAAGAAAGAGATGCACGCAAGCAATTTGAGGCTGAGGATTTTGTAAGTTGACCGTGCTTTGTCAAGTATTTGTTAAACTACACATACACTACCATTAAGCACACGGTTCTTAAAAGTGTTACTGTATACATTTACTATGTAAGCCTTAAAGTAACTATTAATGTGTTCTTTTCAAGCCATCCCTTAATCCTGAGTCTGAAAGAGAGCACAACCTGAGCAAATCTGTTGCTGTTGGTGTATGGGGTGAGTTCTAGTTCCATTATTtctaaatgttcaataaaacactTAATTATTTTCCAAGATCTTTTTATGTATGTTAATAAGGATAGTTGTAGCTCCAGTGGGAAGTAAACGCCATTTATATTAAGTTCCATGGTTTCTTTGTgctacaaatatatacatataaatcttGATGACTTGTTTGAAACCctgtatatatactttttaagtAGAACATCCACCAAATCCAAAATCAAGAACTTCCAAAATGATGGTTATCAAAAAGGTCACTAAAGAAGATCCAGCTTCTGGATTTCCTGCTGCAGGACCTCCCCATCACCAGACAACCAAGAACGGAACGGGTCTGAGTGTTTTTAAAGGGTTAGTCCCGAAACCTGCTGCCCCACCACTAAAGGTATGATTAAAAATTAAGAATAATTTGTATGTCAAATATGTTTTCCATGTTCGGTTAGCCTAATTAGTATGAGGCATACTACAATTACTGTATCTTAGGCTGTTCAAACTTTGCTACCTATAAACCAAATTTTATCTGAAGGCTGCTATGGGATTTAGTGCAGAGTAAGTATAAGGAAAAAGCGCTAAGCTCTCACTGGTTGTTGGAATGTAATTTTGGCTGTCAGTTTAAACAATTTGCattgtctactttttttttgtagggcAGCCGGTCAAGCTCTTCATCACCTGTAGACAAGATGACTCAGCCTCGTTTAATGAAACTGACACGTGTACGATCCGATAAGAAGAGTGACTTTTTGAAGGCTTTAAAGCAGGACAAGGTGGATGAAGAAGATCATGGTGATAGAAATCAATTCAAGGTATTGATGGAAATGTCATTAGACCTTCTGTTATTGCTATGTTTATGTACATATTGAGATCTGTGGcgtctggatttaaaaaaataaaataaaacaagtattcaATTAACATTATTATGAATTATACATTCCTTGAGGAATTAATTGTGGTGATCACATTTCtaccctaaaatgttaattgataCATGGGGCATACATACAATATTGATGATTTTGTGCAGTATTATAACAAAAGTTTTCTAAATCATTTGACTCCACAAAACATTTGGAAGTAGTCACAAATGTTCAGTTTAAAAAGTAAGACTCATACTACCTGCTTTGTTTTAGTGGGTCtgccatgtgttttattttgtagttatttttttaagtttgttttccttttatagGATGACGAAACACTAAACATGCATAACAGTAACAATAGTCATCGATGTAGGGATGAGAATctgaataaatatgaaaatgaGATCCCTCGAGTGAATTGTAATGCCCCAGTGATCCGCTCCTCTACCTTCCCACTAGCTGATGTTCTCTCAAGCTCTCTCGAAGCAGAGCATAGGTATGTATTTCACTGCAGTTCACCTTTAGACCAAtacttttctgtatttattattatttggtatagTGCTATACTATTTAAAGAACCACCCAAAATAATACGGGGTGGTTGTACAAAAGTATCACTTGGaagtaaatgtaattttaataggtcatttatttcttatatataaatacatttgaagtcaAGTTgcttacaattgtttaaatatgtttttgtttctgtttttgcagGCTTCTAAAAGAGATGGGGTGGCAGGAAGACAGTGAACATGATGAGACTTATGCTCCTTTAACAGAGGATGAGATGAGGGAATTCCAGGCCATTAGTGAACAGGTATCTATTTGTTCAATATATCAAGCTTGTACTGGACCAAAATTAGAAGCACCAGTGATATTTAGTGCACTCATTTGTATACATGTCCATCTGTCACATGACTGCTTTAATTTGTTATGTAAATCACTCACTTGACATGAAttctataataaataaaagctgcaCCTTGTCTCCTGACATTGTTTGGCATGTGCTTTTAaattcaagactgaatacatgTCTAATGTTTCACCAAGAACAATCTCAATCTAGAGAATGTAACTCTCTGCAGAATTAACCCATACCATTCCCTGGAGGTATTGTAGGAATGGTTACCATCTACTCCCAATACAATTTAGTAAGGCTGCAACAATTAATTAGTACCAGATCAACCTCTTCATAATTTGAATGATTCTCGCTCACTGCCCCAGCATCAGAAGAGTAACTTGATATGTAATGCACTGCCACCAGCACGTACTAGTGTTAGATTATATGCAAAAAGCAGAATGATGTGAAGAAATGTTTGAAGTATTTTGCATGGACAGATAATATATTGTTCAATACCAGTTGGAACCAGCAACATACGAAATCACACACCTTATAAGTGGCCGCATCAAAGCACTACTAGCAGATTCAAGATCATCCAGCTACATATGTCTGATTTCAGTTTCAATTGTGGTGTCCTTTTTGGACATACTGATATAACTAACACATGTGCTAATTGTCAATTGGAAATCACCTGGTACTCTTCTTTTGTAATGAGACCGTTTTAATCATACTTATACGGTTTGTTTGCTTCCCTCAACTCAAATGCCTGTGTTCCTTGTGGTCTATTCCATTCGTTATAAGTTACAGTGCAATGTGCCACACAGACTGCCTGTACGCCTGCCACGGGCTGCATAACATTTTAACTGGCTTTTTATAATGAAAAGCAATTAACCCGTTACAGACTATTTGGTGTTGAATAGGAATTAAGTAGTCGGTGCTATCCATGGTGacatatttaacaatatattcCAGTTGTTTCTatgtcagtttgtttgttttttgtccaaTCTGTATGTCTCAAAAAATATTATTAGTCACTTGGGTTTAGATTTACTTCATTTTTGCATTTGAtttccaaacaaaataaacaaactcaaatTGTACCCAACTATTTCAAAACCAATGCCTAGACTAACAGAATCAAGTAGACTTGTGTATTTCTGTTATTCAGTTTACAGTAAATTACCAATTTTAAATCATTACACTAGCCTTTGTTTGGAGAAACCGATCTCGTATGTACCACAAACTTCCCAGTACTATGGCACTAATGGAACCATTGTCTTAGGTCTGGCTAAAGTTGGTAGGGGTAGACTAATACCTCGTCATATTGGTCTTTTATCACAGATCTGTGGAACATGTCTGTGTTTTGGCTTCATATGACTTCTACATGTATTTTCTTTCCAAACAATAAAAGCATATTAATGTATTCTctaaaaccttgtttttttttcagctgcagaaaAATGGCCTTAGAAAAAATGGTCTTTCTTGTGACTATAAATTTGGCACATGGAAATACAGCACTTTTAAACCCACAGTTGACAATGATGAAGCAGAAACAAGCAGCAGTGATACATCAGATGACGACGAAATGTAAAATATGTCGGCATTTTGTGGACTGCCTAattgtggtgatttttttttttcactaatctCTTGTGCggtaatctgcaaaaaaaaaaatacttttgagaaATTTGACGGACATCTTTGTAATAAAAGAAAGACAGAGTTCTCTATTGGCCTGAattaaacattgctttttttgctCTGTAAATGGcctttgtagtaaaaaaaaaaaaaaaaaaaaaaaaaaaaaaaagtttttgttagAATTACTTCTTCACTGCAAATCAGAGGTTTACTGCAATGTGAAAGAATATCTAACATGGAAGGAGTcaataaaaaaagattgcaatTGAAGTTGTGTATTATTCTGTGTGTTTAAAGTTGTTAAAACATGCAACTTTACACAAAATGCTTTGCTTGCTGATTTCATACTCGTCAATTGGGAATTGTCAAGGCCATTGTGTTTTGTGTAAGAACGGGCAGTGTAACATGCTGGTGAACTGAACAAACGCACTCGATTTCCATTTTCTTTACCatgataaatacattaaaacataagaATTTTTTAGCAATTATTAGGTATTTAAACCAGAGTTAGTTTATcgttacattttattatgtttagaaagaaaaggaaagaaattcAAAAGCTTTATCTGGGTAGTTGCAAACAGACTTGATATTCAGGGTGGACTAGACACATTGATCAAGTAGGTTTAGCTGtaagttttgcaaaaataatcaCACTTCTGGATCTGTCCTACAAGGAACAATAAAACTGAATTCACAGTAAATGGTATTTGTGTGCACAAATATAGTGTGTGGTACCAGTGAATTAAGCTACTGGCAAAGTGAATTGACAGGGATGTGTTTTTGCTTCACTCCAGATTTAATTCTAAACCACTAGGTAGAACTAAAGTCCACAGTGGTggtgcatttaaaaacacaattaaagcaATGCACTCAACCCCATAGGTGATCCATTGTGTTTGTACAAAGTTAATATACCTCCCCAAGTTTTTTCAGGGGTAGTTTTTGCTGGAATATCTAGTAAGCAAGGCAATATAATGATCTAAATCGGAAAACTATAAGAATCATAAAGAACAAATAATTAGGCATTAAACAGATCATAATCAAGAATTAGTAAAAGGAGGATGATAATACACTTTTGCCCTACAATAGTGGAACTGACCGTAGTGTGTTCCTGATTCCAGCATAGACGGCAGTAGTTGTCTGAATTCTATAGCAGGCAGAAATCTCAATTGTTACCTTAATGAAGAAAGTGTATTCTTTTAGAGAGAACAACTACACAGAGCTGCACATACAGTATCAATACTTTTAAGTTTGGCAGATAGTACCGTACAAGCAGCAAAGAAGGATAAAGCAAGCATTTAAGTGAAGCAATTCAGTTATAGAAGATATCGGCCCTTATTCACAAAACAACTGTTTAAAACCCATTTGtgttaactaaatcaagttatgtTTTCAAGACGGATCAAAGTTTATCCTaaaaacactatttacacaaCGTTTATGTTCAAAGCACTATTTACACAAAGAAATGTTTGTAAACAGCCTTCAAAAACAGTTCATAAAAAgcattaatttaaagttttataaCTAGGGAACACTGCATCCCATTTTTTTCCAGAACCGTATGggcttaaaaaatgtatgtagaaagaaatctctttttttttttaaacgaaatcagtaaaaggttttttttaatgaccatGTATTGTTGATTTGCGTAGCCtattcagttgtgtgtgtgtgtgtgtgtgtgtgtgtgtgtgtgtgtgtgtgtgtgtgtgtgtgtatgtgtttttttttttttaaatctgacatcTTGCTTCAAGCAGGTGCTTTCTATTTCCAAACTGGTAACACCGGTAAACTCAGAATCAAGAAAACACAACACCCACTGAAGAAATGCATCCAGGGTAATCAAATCCAATCTCtctgcttactttttttttttttttcaaccactcAGACTGTGATGTACAACTGATAGGGAATGAAGGCGGCTGgctttctgtattaaatgttggTCATGGTAAAAACTGTACTTTTGCTTTTAATAGCCTGGGGAAATGAAATGTATGTTAACAGTGAGAGTGTGGGTAAGTATCAACAATCTAGCCATgatgtttcaaattatttttggTATGGTTTTCAAGAAGAAAAGACTTTCTATGTTCAAACTACAACTGCTGAACTAAGGAATCAGATTAATTGGCTTTTactcttgttttattttcaatttcatacagtatatgttgcTAAAgtgagtttttagtttttaataaaatttttctaaatgaaaaataaGTTAATGTTATAATTGTAAGGTAACTCGATAATTGTAAAATAAGTCTCTTTAactactgtgttttgttttggttttttttggtgcGCATATGCCCACAGTGTTTTCGGGACAAAAACCTTGTTCATTATACATAAGTGGGTTAAATCCAGACTGCAGAAATGCAAGTTTTTCAAGTTCAAAATCTTTtcaatcatgttttatttgtttatgtttcttCAAGTTATGATCATTTTGAAAATGGTTTTAACCAATCCAAACCCAGACAAATCCATATGAAGATATcttgatatatagtatatatagagatgcacaaaaaaataaatagcattgagATGCTGAGGAATAGTCTCCACTAATGGAGACTAGGAACCCAATTCGGATAACAACATTGCTATCAGTAGAAAAATTGAAATATAGTGGGGCGCATATGTAAGTCACACTTTAGGCAAACTAGAGAACAACTTGTCATGACGACACTTGCTTAGGACAAGCCTGCTATAGCCATGGGGTATGTTCCTTACATACTTGTTCAACTAGGATAAATAAAAACCATGTGAAATGTGGCAGTGGAAAGAGAAGCAAAAAAGGAAGAAACACTGGCTAATTAAAGGATTGTGTGGTGAAGCATTCTCCTAAAAAGAGAGAAACTGTGACTTCATGACTATGCAGTGAACAATAAAGGTCGATACTTCAGGTTTGTTTGTTAAAACCTATTGGTGCAGAATTATCCTGTAGGCCAAGATGGAGGAACTTCCCAGCATGCCATGCCTGGACACACATTAGAAGAACCACCTGCAGGAGCGTTACACGTTTTTTTGATTATCTTGTTTGTGTGACACACTCTAATGCAATCCTAGGCAGGAGATTGTCAATCAAAATTGTAAACTttgttgcttttctggaaggagaatccacctctaaccaatacatcatcagcaagcGTATAAAAACTctctgtgttattctttcttctcgcttctttttgtttcagccTCCATCTTCCCCAGCCACCACCTCGCAGCATGCCTCATCCcggggggaggtggctcatagggttactgttcatgtatttccagccggcctcacgcAGGTAGCCGTTGGGCACCCGCGGATAAGACCTCCAGTCAAATTTATATTTCAGTCGGGCCTTGAGTGCCCTCCACAGTCATctggccctgagcgcccttcacagtcataaatcagcTGCACTTGCAATCATCGCAATcttcatcattcattcactgccattcatttaagcggattctccgtgctgaaatccaatactaaattattttacagaaacccATGAAAAGAGCACATCACCTTGTTTAGAGTGTCTAGCCTTGTTGGGACGCATCTGCTGTTACACAATTGTATATTACACCTCTACATGGAAATAGGTGGTTTAATGTATGGCTTGAGATCTACACAGGTGGCCCATTCTcacacagtgcagtacaatgCTGCAGATCAAAAGAATGATAGCCCAGATTGGAACTGAATAACCTATTAAATCAGGTCAATCCTACATGTTATAATTCTAAATATCTTCTGatttgtattcatatttgttCTGCAGGGGCTCCAGTGTTTATGTCAGTAGAACGGATAAACACCACAAGTCTTACAATCAACTGGAGTACAGCTAGCAGCTCTGTAACAAAATGTGCTCTCTTTGTGTTTGCAAAGGGTGAACAACAAGGTGAGATCCTTTTTACCCAGGTAACTGAAAGAGTGTTTTCATTTGGGAACGTGGAACCCAAAATGCTTCGTTATTGTTTGTATCCTGGATACAGCTGAAGAGTACCCCACCATTTTCTTCTGGGAGGAGgaaataatgttacaaaacaactttaaaataaacagcttatttaaagttttttaacttctttcagatggtactaataatatttttagtgTGAATTTCTGTCAAATTGGTATTttgaatgaatacatacataggtgaatattttcaaatgtaattcttAAGATTATGATAAAATTAAGATTTTGTTGGAGGAGTCATACCCCAACATACAATACTACATCACTGTATATAAAAGTATAGAAATGTAAAGTCTTGAAGTTTATAAAACTGTTcgaatgtttaaatatttgatttaatataACTTTAATCGTCATACTCCGCTGATTGA
Coding sequences within it:
- the LOC121316770 gene encoding vasculin-like isoform X2 produces the protein MAQHDFAPAWLNFPTPPSSAKPSLNCEKQPEPNVLLDNHSDVNHRRHNSSGGLESSNGRTGGGNFGRKEKNGWRGRNGSESVNSRGGYHGGNSRSRAGVFHSGKNQVLRESNSTRNENGKREERDARKQFEAEDFPSLNPESEREHNLSKSVAVGVWEHPPNPKSRTSKMMVIKKVTKEDPASGFPAAGPPHHQTTKNGTGLSVFKGLVPKPAAPPLKGSRSSSSSPVDKMTQPRLMKLTRVRSDKKSDFLKALKQDKVDEEDHGDRNQFKDDETLNMHNSNNSHRCRDENLNKYENEIPRVNCNAPVIRSSTFPLADVLSSSLEAEHRLLKEMGWQEDSEHDETYAPLTEDEMREFQAISEQLQKNGLRKNGLSCDYKFGTWKYSTFKPTVDNDEAETSSSDTSDDDEM
- the LOC121316770 gene encoding vasculin-like isoform X1, which encodes MAQHDFAPAWLNFPTPPSSAKPSLNCEKQPEPNVLLDNHSDVNHRRHNSSGGLESSNGRTGGGNFGRKEKNGWRGRNGSESVNSRGGYHGGNSRSRAGVFHSGKNQVLRESNSTRNENGKREERDARKQFEAEDFPSLNPESEREHNLSKSVAVGVWVEHPPNPKSRTSKMMVIKKVTKEDPASGFPAAGPPHHQTTKNGTGLSVFKGLVPKPAAPPLKGSRSSSSSPVDKMTQPRLMKLTRVRSDKKSDFLKALKQDKVDEEDHGDRNQFKDDETLNMHNSNNSHRCRDENLNKYENEIPRVNCNAPVIRSSTFPLADVLSSSLEAEHRLLKEMGWQEDSEHDETYAPLTEDEMREFQAISEQLQKNGLRKNGLSCDYKFGTWKYSTFKPTVDNDEAETSSSDTSDDDEM